From a single Rhizobium lusitanum genomic region:
- the hisF gene encoding imidazole glycerol phosphate synthase subunit HisF, whose protein sequence is MTLKARVIPCLDVKDGRVVKGVNFLNLVDAGDPVEAAKAYDAAGADELCFLDITASSDNRETIFDVVARTAEQCFMPVTVGGGVRAIADIRKLLLCGADKVSINSAAVNNPDFVAEAADKFGNQCIVVSIDAKRRRTQELGGDNLSAWEIYTHGGRNATGIDAVDFARRMVERGAGELLVTSMDRDGTKVGYDLELTRAIADAVRVPVIASGGVGDLDDLVAGIKEGHATAVLAASIFHFGTYSVGEAKRYMSEHGIPMRLD, encoded by the coding sequence ATGACCTTGAAAGCCCGCGTCATCCCCTGCCTCGACGTCAAGGACGGCCGCGTCGTCAAGGGCGTCAATTTCCTCAATCTCGTTGATGCCGGCGATCCTGTCGAAGCCGCCAAGGCCTATGATGCCGCTGGCGCCGATGAACTCTGCTTCCTCGATATCACCGCCTCTTCCGACAACAGGGAGACGATCTTCGATGTCGTCGCCCGCACCGCAGAACAATGCTTCATGCCCGTGACGGTCGGTGGCGGCGTTCGCGCGATCGCCGATATCCGCAAGCTGCTGCTGTGCGGTGCCGACAAGGTGTCGATCAACTCGGCGGCGGTGAACAATCCGGATTTTGTCGCTGAAGCCGCCGACAAGTTCGGCAATCAATGCATCGTTGTCTCGATCGACGCCAAACGGCGGCGTACGCAAGAACTCGGCGGCGACAATCTGAGCGCCTGGGAGATCTATACCCATGGCGGCCGCAACGCGACCGGCATCGACGCCGTCGATTTTGCCCGCAGGATGGTCGAGCGTGGTGCTGGCGAGCTGCTCGTCACCTCCATGGACCGCGACGGCACCAAGGTCGGCTATGACCTGGAACTGACGCGGGCGATCGCGGATGCCGTGCGCGTGCCGGTCATCGCATCGGGCGGCGTCGGCGACCTCGACGATCTCGTCGCCGGTATCAAGGAAGGCCATGCGACCGCCGTGCTCGCGGCGTCGATTTTCCACTTCGGCACCTATTCGGTCGGCGAAGCAAAACGGTATATGTCAGAGCATGGCATCCCCATGCGGCTCGATTAG
- a CDS encoding phosphoenolpyruvate carboxykinase, with protein MEQIGVRNPAIELDSIGLGAAASVRYNLLESHLYEEAIRRREADLTAHGALRALTGQHTGRSPKDKFVVRNAVTEDQIWWDNNKPMSPEHFALLHKDMLAHVHGKDLFVQDLIGGADHDYALPTRVVTEFAWHSLFIRNLLIRPERLTLESFAPKLTIIDLPSFRADPERHGCRTETVIACDLVNGIVLIGGTSYAGEMKKSVFTVLNYLLPERGVMPMHCSANVGPEGDAAIFFGLSGTGKTTLSADPTRTLIGDDEHGWGENGIFNFEGGCYAKTIRLSAEAEPEIYETTRRFGTVLENVVLDEHGVPDLDDGSLTENTRSAYPLEFIPNASESGMTGHPGTIIMLTADAFGVMPPIARLTPEQAMYHFLSGYTAKVAGTEKGVVEPEATFSTCFGAPFMPRHPTEYGNLLKELIARHGAGCWLVNTGWTGGAYGTGRRMPIKATRALLAAALKGDLDKAEFRIDPNFGFAVPVAVEGVDSAILDPRSTWADGQAYDAQAAKLVQMFVSNFAKFEDHVDGNVRDAAPGLRAAAE; from the coding sequence ATGGAGCAAATCGGCGTCCGTAATCCCGCAATCGAACTCGACTCGATCGGCCTGGGAGCCGCCGCTAGCGTGCGCTATAACCTCTTGGAGTCCCACCTGTACGAGGAAGCGATTCGTCGGCGCGAAGCCGATCTGACCGCTCATGGCGCGCTGAGGGCATTGACCGGGCAACATACCGGCCGTTCGCCGAAGGATAAGTTCGTCGTCCGCAACGCCGTCACCGAAGACCAGATCTGGTGGGACAACAACAAGCCGATGTCGCCGGAGCATTTCGCACTGCTGCACAAGGACATGCTGGCGCATGTGCACGGCAAGGATCTGTTCGTCCAGGACCTAATCGGCGGCGCTGACCACGATTACGCCCTGCCGACGCGGGTCGTCACGGAATTTGCCTGGCACTCGCTGTTCATCCGCAATCTTCTCATCCGCCCCGAACGCTTGACGCTGGAAAGCTTCGCGCCGAAGCTGACGATCATCGACCTGCCAAGCTTCCGCGCCGATCCCGAGCGTCATGGCTGCCGCACGGAAACAGTGATCGCCTGCGACCTCGTCAACGGCATCGTCCTGATCGGCGGCACGTCTTACGCCGGCGAGATGAAGAAGTCGGTCTTCACCGTGCTGAACTACCTCCTGCCGGAACGCGGTGTCATGCCGATGCACTGCTCGGCCAATGTCGGGCCGGAAGGTGATGCGGCGATCTTCTTCGGCCTGTCAGGCACTGGCAAGACGACGCTGTCGGCCGATCCAACGCGCACGCTCATCGGTGATGACGAACACGGCTGGGGTGAAAACGGCATCTTCAACTTCGAAGGCGGCTGCTACGCCAAGACCATCCGCTTGTCGGCCGAGGCCGAGCCGGAAATCTATGAAACCACTCGCCGCTTCGGCACCGTGCTGGAAAATGTCGTGCTCGACGAGCATGGCGTACCGGATCTCGACGACGGCTCGCTGACGGAGAACACCCGCAGCGCCTACCCGCTGGAGTTCATCCCGAACGCCTCGGAATCCGGCATGACCGGTCATCCCGGGACGATCATCATGCTGACGGCTGATGCTTTCGGCGTTATGCCGCCGATCGCCAGGCTGACGCCGGAACAGGCAATGTACCACTTCCTCTCCGGCTACACCGCCAAGGTCGCCGGCACGGAAAAGGGTGTCGTCGAGCCGGAAGCCACCTTCTCGACCTGCTTCGGCGCTCCCTTCATGCCGCGCCATCCGACCGAATACGGCAATCTGCTCAAGGAGCTGATCGCTCGCCACGGTGCCGGCTGCTGGCTCGTCAACACCGGCTGGACCGGCGGTGCCTATGGCACGGGCCGACGCATGCCGATCAAGGCGACGCGCGCGCTGCTGGCCGCCGCTCTGAAGGGTGACCTCGACAAGGCCGAGTTCCGCATAGACCCGAATTTCGGGTTTGCCGTGCCGGTTGCCGTCGAGGGCGTCGACAGCGCCATTCTCGACCCGCGCTCCACCTGGGCCGATGGTCAGGCCTACGATGCGCAGGCAGCCAAGCTGGTGCAGATGTTCGTGTCGAACTTCGCCAAGTTCGAGGACCATGTCGACGGCAACGTTCGCGACGCGGCACCGGGATTGCGCGCCGCGGCGGAATAA
- the arfB gene encoding alternative ribosome rescue aminoacyl-tRNA hydrolase ArfB, with protein MASDALYINDRITIAGWELTEQFVLAGGPGGQNVNKVATAVQLFFGLVNSPSLNDRVKANAVRLAGRRVSKDGVLMIEASRFRSQDRNREDARERLRELILEAAVPPPPPRKKTKPTKGSIERRLKEKSGRSEVKKMRGKPGGD; from the coding sequence ATGGCCAGCGACGCGCTTTACATCAACGACCGGATCACCATTGCCGGCTGGGAACTGACGGAACAATTCGTTCTGGCGGGCGGTCCCGGCGGGCAGAATGTCAACAAGGTCGCAACCGCTGTCCAGCTCTTCTTCGGTCTCGTGAATTCGCCGTCGCTCAACGACCGCGTCAAGGCCAATGCCGTGAGGCTCGCCGGCCGCCGGGTCTCCAAGGACGGCGTGCTGATGATCGAGGCCAGCCGTTTCCGCAGCCAGGACCGCAATCGCGAGGATGCGCGCGAGCGCCTGAGGGAATTAATTCTCGAAGCCGCCGTTCCGCCGCCGCCGCCACGCAAGAAGACCAAGCCAACCAAAGGCTCCATCGAGCGGCGCTTGAAGGAGAAATCCGGCCGCTCCGAGGTGAAGAAGATGCGCGGTAAGCCGGGCGGCGACTAG
- a CDS encoding response regulator transcription factor: protein MLTIALVDDDRNILTSVSIALEAEGYKVETYTDGASALDGLLARPPQLAIFDIKMPRMDGMELLRRLRQKSDIPVIFLTSKDEEIDELFGLKMGADDFITKPFSQRLLVERVKAVLRRASAREAANNVGSGTAPKPGATQQARSLERGQLVMDQERHTCTWKGEPVTLTVTEFLILHSLAQRPGVVKSRDALMDAAYDEQVYVDDRTIDSHIKRLRKKFKMVDLDFDMIETLYGVGYRFREAA, encoded by the coding sequence ATGTTGACAATCGCGCTCGTAGATGACGACCGCAATATCCTGACTTCCGTGTCGATTGCCCTGGAAGCCGAGGGATATAAGGTCGAAACCTACACCGACGGTGCTTCCGCGCTCGATGGTCTGCTCGCCCGGCCGCCGCAACTGGCAATCTTCGATATCAAGATGCCGCGCATGGATGGCATGGAGCTTCTGCGCCGCCTGCGACAGAAGTCGGATATACCGGTGATCTTCCTGACTTCGAAGGATGAGGAAATCGACGAACTCTTCGGCCTGAAGATGGGCGCCGACGACTTCATCACCAAGCCCTTCTCGCAGCGCCTACTGGTCGAGCGCGTTAAGGCCGTGCTTCGCCGCGCCTCCGCCCGCGAAGCAGCAAACAATGTCGGCAGCGGCACAGCCCCGAAGCCGGGTGCCACCCAGCAGGCCCGCTCGCTGGAACGCGGCCAGCTTGTCATGGACCAGGAACGCCATACCTGCACCTGGAAAGGCGAGCCGGTGACGCTGACAGTTACCGAGTTCCTGATCCTGCACTCGCTGGCACAGCGCCCCGGCGTCGTGAAGAGCCGCGACGCCCTGATGGACGCCGCCTATGACGAGCAGGTCTATGTCGACGACCGCACCATCGACAGCCACATCAAGCGGCTGCGCAAGAAATTCAAGATGGTCGATCTCGATTTTGATATGATTGAAACGCTGTATGGCGTCGGCTATCGCTTCCGCGAAGCTGCCTAG
- the hslV gene encoding ATP-dependent protease subunit HslV, with protein MTTIVTIRKGGKVVMAGDGQVSLGQTVMKGNARKVRRIGKGDVIAGFAGATADAFTLLERLEKKLEQYPGQLMRAAVELAKDWRTDKYLRNLEAMMLVADKSVTLAITGNGDVLEPEHGALAIGSGGNYALAAARALMDTDKSAEEVARRALDIAADICVYTNHNVVIETLDAEA; from the coding sequence ATGACGACAATTGTGACTATTCGCAAAGGTGGCAAGGTTGTGATGGCCGGTGACGGCCAGGTCAGTCTTGGCCAGACCGTAATGAAGGGCAACGCCCGCAAGGTTCGCCGCATCGGCAAGGGCGACGTGATCGCCGGTTTCGCCGGCGCGACCGCCGATGCCTTCACGCTGCTGGAGCGGCTTGAAAAGAAGCTCGAACAATATCCCGGCCAGTTGATGCGCGCGGCCGTCGAGCTCGCCAAGGACTGGCGCACGGACAAATATCTGCGCAACCTCGAAGCGATGATGCTGGTTGCCGACAAGAGCGTGACGCTCGCCATCACCGGCAACGGCGATGTGCTCGAGCCGGAACACGGCGCGCTGGCGATCGGCTCCGGCGGCAATTATGCGCTCGCCGCCGCGCGTGCGCTGATGGATACAGACAAATCCGCAGAGGAGGTCGCCCGCCGCGCCCTCGATATCGCCGCCGACATCTGCGTCTACACCAACCATAATGTGGTGATCGAGACGCTCGATGCCGAAGCCTGA
- a CDS encoding phosphoribosyl-ATP diphosphatase: MSGFTLSDLERIVDERSKAPPEESWTAKLCAAGQPKAAKKLGEEAIEAVMAAVTGDRDNLTYEAADLLYHLMVVLKIAGIPLQNVMGELERRTAQSGLQEKASR; this comes from the coding sequence ATGAGCGGATTTACCCTTTCCGACCTCGAAAGGATCGTCGACGAGCGCTCCAAGGCGCCGCCGGAGGAATCCTGGACGGCGAAGCTTTGCGCCGCCGGCCAGCCGAAAGCTGCAAAGAAGCTGGGCGAGGAAGCGATCGAGGCCGTGATGGCCGCCGTGACCGGCGATCGCGACAATCTCACCTATGAGGCAGCTGATTTGCTTTATCATCTCATGGTCGTATTGAAGATAGCAGGCATTCCGTTGCAGAATGTCATGGGTGAGCTCGAAAGGCGCACCGCTCAATCCGGCCTTCAGGAGAAGGCAAGCCGGTAG
- the coaA gene encoding type I pantothenate kinase: MTIATKTPTTPETLDIFQAKAYSPYYFFSTEEWAKFRADTPLTLTADEVTRLRSMGDPIDLDEVRRIYLSLSRLLSSHVESSQILFEQRNRFLSLNGVAKTPFVIGIAGSVAVGKSTTARILKELLRRWPSSPKVDLITTDGFLFPNAELQRRNLMQRKGFPESYDTAALLRFLSAIKAGQPDVKAPCYSHLVYDVLPDEYKTVDRPDILIFEGINVLQSRHLPADGKIIPMVSDFFDFSIYIDADEPLIHNWYVTRFMRLRETAFRDPHSFFHRYASITEEEALGIAEGLWKNINLKNLRQNILPTRPRADLILQKGKNHLIEQVALRKL; encoded by the coding sequence ATGACAATAGCAACCAAAACCCCGACCACACCCGAGACGCTCGATATTTTTCAGGCGAAAGCCTATTCGCCCTACTATTTCTTCTCCACGGAGGAATGGGCGAAATTCCGGGCCGATACACCGCTGACCTTGACCGCCGACGAAGTGACCCGGCTGCGCTCCATGGGCGACCCCATCGATCTCGACGAAGTCCGGCGCATCTATCTTTCGCTATCGCGGCTTTTGTCGTCGCATGTCGAATCCTCGCAGATCCTGTTCGAACAGCGCAACCGGTTCCTTAGCCTCAACGGTGTCGCCAAGACGCCCTTCGTCATCGGCATCGCCGGCTCAGTCGCCGTCGGCAAGTCCACCACAGCCCGTATCCTGAAGGAACTGCTGCGCCGCTGGCCTTCGAGCCCGAAGGTGGACCTGATCACCACCGACGGTTTTCTGTTTCCGAATGCCGAATTGCAGCGCCGCAACCTGATGCAGCGCAAGGGCTTTCCGGAGAGCTACGATACCGCCGCCCTGCTGCGCTTTCTCTCGGCCATCAAGGCCGGGCAGCCGGACGTCAAGGCGCCCTGCTATTCGCATCTCGTCTATGACGTGCTGCCCGACGAATACAAGACCGTCGACCGGCCGGATATTCTGATCTTCGAAGGCATCAACGTGCTGCAATCGCGGCACCTGCCGGCCGACGGCAAGATCATACCTATGGTCTCGGACTTCTTCGACTTCTCGATCTACATCGATGCCGACGAGCCGCTGATCCACAATTGGTATGTCACCCGGTTCATGCGGCTGCGCGAAACCGCCTTCCGCGATCCGCACTCCTTCTTTCACCGCTATGCCTCGATCACCGAGGAAGAGGCGCTCGGGATTGCCGAGGGACTGTGGAAGAACATCAACCTGAAGAACCTGCGCCAGAACATCCTGCCGACCCGCCCGCGCGCCGACCTGATCCTGCAGAAGGGCAAGAACCATCTGATCGAGCAGGTAGCGCTGAGGAAGCTCTGA
- the hisA gene encoding 1-(5-phosphoribosyl)-5-[(5-phosphoribosylamino)methylideneamino]imidazole-4-carboxamide isomerase has product MILFPAIDLKDGQCVRLKLGDMNQATVYNPDPGAQAKAFEDQGFEWLHVVDLNGAFAGETVNGAAVDAILKATKNPVQLGGGIRTLDHIENWLARGLTRVILGTVAVRDPALVIEACKRFPGHVAVGIDAKGGKVAVEGWAEASELGIIELAKKFEGAGVAAIIYTDIDRDGILTGINWASTLELADAVSIPVIASGGLASMDDIRRMVEPDARKLEGAISGRALYDGRIDPKEALALIKAAKAKEIAQ; this is encoded by the coding sequence ATGATCTTGTTCCCCGCCATCGACCTAAAAGACGGCCAGTGCGTGCGGCTGAAACTCGGCGATATGAACCAAGCGACAGTCTATAATCCCGACCCCGGCGCCCAGGCCAAGGCCTTCGAGGACCAGGGCTTCGAATGGCTGCACGTGGTCGATCTCAACGGCGCCTTTGCCGGCGAGACTGTCAACGGTGCTGCCGTCGACGCCATCCTCAAGGCGACAAAGAACCCGGTGCAGCTTGGCGGCGGCATTCGCACGCTCGACCATATCGAGAACTGGCTGGCACGCGGGCTCACCCGCGTCATCCTCGGCACCGTTGCCGTGCGCGATCCGGCGCTGGTGATCGAGGCTTGCAAGAGGTTTCCGGGCCATGTCGCCGTCGGCATCGATGCCAAGGGCGGCAAGGTGGCGGTCGAGGGCTGGGCGGAAGCCTCTGAACTCGGCATCATCGAACTGGCAAAGAAATTCGAAGGCGCCGGTGTCGCCGCGATCATCTATACCGACATCGACCGCGACGGCATTCTGACCGGCATCAACTGGGCTTCGACGCTGGAATTGGCCGATGCCGTTTCGATTCCCGTCATCGCCTCCGGCGGGCTGGCTTCAATGGACGATATCCGCCGCATGGTCGAACCGGACGCCCGCAAACTGGAGGGTGCGATTTCCGGCCGGGCGCTTTATGATGGCCGTATCGATCCGAAGGAGGCCCTGGCGCTGATCAAGGCGGCCAAGGCGAAGGAGATCGCGCAATGA
- the hslU gene encoding ATP-dependent protease ATPase subunit HslU — protein MTTFSPREIVSELDRYIVGQHEAKRAVAIALRNRWRRQQLEPDLRDEVMPKNILMIGPTGVGKTEISRRLAKLAGAPFIKVEATKFTEVGYVGRDVEQIIRDLVEVGIGLVREKKRAEVQAKAHMSAEERVLDALVGATASPATRDSFRKKLRDGQMDDKEIDIEVADSGSGMPGGFEIPGMPGANIGVLNLSEMFGKAMGGRTKKVRTTVKDSYKELVRDESDKLIDNEAIQREAVRSAEDDGIVFLDEIDKIAARDGGMGAGVSREGVQRDLLPLVEGTTVSTKYGPVKTDHILFIASGAFHVSKPSDLLPELQGRLPIRVELRPLTKEDFRRILTEPEASLIRQYKALMETEDLKLDFTDDAIDALADVAVHLNSTVENIGARRLQTVMERVLDEISYNASDRAGVSVTIDADYVREHVGDLANNTDLSRFIL, from the coding sequence ATGACCACTTTTTCTCCCCGCGAGATCGTTTCCGAACTCGACCGCTACATAGTCGGCCAGCATGAGGCCAAACGCGCCGTGGCAATTGCGCTGCGCAACCGCTGGCGCCGCCAGCAGCTCGAGCCCGATCTGCGCGACGAAGTCATGCCCAAGAATATCCTGATGATCGGCCCGACCGGCGTCGGCAAGACGGAAATCTCCCGTCGCCTCGCCAAGCTCGCTGGCGCCCCCTTCATCAAGGTCGAAGCCACGAAGTTCACCGAAGTCGGCTATGTCGGCCGCGACGTCGAGCAGATCATCCGCGATCTCGTCGAAGTCGGCATCGGCCTGGTGCGTGAAAAGAAGCGCGCCGAGGTGCAGGCCAAGGCGCATATGAGCGCTGAAGAGCGTGTGCTCGATGCCCTGGTTGGCGCGACCGCCTCGCCGGCGACGCGCGACAGTTTCCGCAAGAAGCTGCGCGACGGGCAGATGGACGACAAGGAAATCGATATCGAAGTTGCCGACAGCGGCTCCGGCATGCCCGGCGGCTTCGAGATCCCCGGCATGCCCGGCGCCAATATCGGTGTGCTCAACCTCTCCGAAATGTTCGGCAAGGCCATGGGCGGCCGCACCAAGAAGGTGCGCACGACGGTCAAGGATTCCTATAAGGAACTGGTGCGCGACGAATCTGACAAGCTGATCGACAATGAGGCGATCCAGCGCGAGGCCGTGCGCTCCGCCGAGGATGACGGCATCGTCTTCCTCGACGAAATCGACAAGATCGCGGCCCGCGACGGCGGCATGGGTGCCGGCGTTTCCCGCGAAGGCGTGCAGCGCGACCTGCTGCCGCTGGTCGAAGGTACGACGGTTTCGACCAAGTATGGTCCGGTCAAGACCGACCATATCCTCTTCATCGCCTCCGGCGCGTTCCATGTCTCGAAGCCTTCGGATCTCCTGCCGGAATTGCAGGGCCGCCTGCCGATCCGCGTCGAGCTTCGGCCGCTGACCAAGGAAGATTTCCGCCGCATCCTGACCGAGCCGGAAGCCAGCCTCATCCGTCAGTACAAGGCGCTGATGGAGACAGAAGACCTGAAGCTCGACTTCACCGATGACGCCATCGACGCTTTGGCCGATGTCGCCGTGCATCTGAACTCCACCGTCGAGAACATCGGCGCCCGCCGCCTGCAGACGGTGATGGAGCGGGTGCTGGACGAGATTTCCTACAATGCCTCGGATCGTGCCGGCGTATCGGTGACCATCGATGCTGACTATGTCCGCGAGCATGTCGGCGATCTCGCCAACAATACCGACCTGTCGCGCTTCATCCTTTAG
- the hisH gene encoding imidazole glycerol phosphate synthase subunit HisH, with product MRVAIIDYGSGNLRSATKAFERAAREAGIDAEIDLTDDAERVATADRIVLPGVGAYADCRRGLDAVSGMAEAVIDVVEHKARPFLGICVGMQLMSARGLEKTITEGFGWIKGDVKEMTPSDPSLKIPQIGWNTLDLRHPHPLFDGIPTGPDGLHAYFVHSYHLAADHADDVIATTGYGGPMTAFVGRDNMAGSQFHPEKSQKLGLALIANFLRWKP from the coding sequence ATGCGCGTCGCGATTATCGACTACGGCTCGGGCAACCTGCGTTCGGCCACCAAAGCCTTCGAACGCGCTGCCCGCGAAGCCGGCATCGACGCCGAGATTGATCTGACCGACGATGCCGAACGCGTCGCCACGGCTGATCGCATCGTGCTTCCGGGCGTCGGCGCCTATGCCGACTGCCGTCGCGGGCTGGACGCGGTTTCCGGCATGGCGGAAGCCGTCATCGACGTCGTGGAACACAAGGCCCGCCCCTTTCTCGGTATCTGCGTCGGCATGCAGCTGATGTCGGCGCGCGGGCTGGAAAAGACGATCACTGAGGGCTTCGGCTGGATCAAGGGCGACGTCAAGGAGATGACGCCAAGCGATCCCTCGTTGAAAATTCCGCAAATCGGCTGGAACACGTTGGATCTGAGGCACCCACACCCGCTCTTCGACGGCATTCCGACCGGGCCGGATGGGCTGCACGCCTATTTCGTGCATTCCTACCATCTGGCGGCCGATCACGCCGACGACGTCATCGCCACGACGGGCTATGGCGGGCCGATGACCGCTTTCGTCGGCCGCGACAACATGGCCGGCTCGCAGTTCCACCCGGAAAAAAGCCAGAAGCTCGGCCTCGCCCTAATTGCTAATTTCCTGCGCTGGAAGCCTTAG
- a CDS encoding DUF2628 domain-containing protein: MASYLILTPPGGPDGNQDKTRFIRDGFSWRAFLFPSLWMLYHRLWLHAAAAFLMQGIALELIRQPGFFAAGITILIGVRILAALEGPHAAYRRLTDAGWKAEGLVSAYNLATAEEIHFSGIEPKAQENIRANGWDIPSYPNNNSGHGGSTFGLPGYDGGR; the protein is encoded by the coding sequence ATGGCAAGCTATCTGATTTTGACGCCACCCGGAGGACCGGACGGTAACCAGGACAAGACGCGCTTCATCCGCGACGGCTTTTCCTGGAGAGCGTTTCTGTTTCCGAGCCTGTGGATGCTTTACCACCGGCTGTGGCTGCATGCGGCCGCCGCCTTTCTGATGCAAGGCATCGCCCTTGAGTTGATCCGCCAGCCGGGATTTTTCGCCGCCGGTATCACGATCCTCATCGGCGTGCGCATCCTTGCCGCGCTCGAAGGCCCCCATGCCGCCTATCGTCGTCTTACCGACGCCGGATGGAAGGCGGAAGGGCTGGTTTCGGCGTATAATCTGGCGACGGCTGAAGAGATCCATTTCTCGGGCATCGAGCCGAAAGCGCAGGAAAATATCCGCGCGAACGGCTGGGATATTCCTTCCTATCCAAACAATAATTCCGGCCACGGCGGATCGACATTCGGTCTTCCCGGCTATGACGGAGGACGCTGA
- the hisB gene encoding imidazoleglycerol-phosphate dehydratase HisB, giving the protein MAETVASRTASVSRKTNETSVSVSVNIDGSGKSTISTGVGFFDHMLEQLSRHSLIDMEIDTKGDLHVDDHHAVEDTGIAIGQAISKALGDRRGITRYASIDLAMDETMTKAAVDLSGRPFLVWNVAFSAPKIGTFDTELVREFFQALAQNAGITLHILNHYGANNHHIAETCFKAVARALRTATEIDPRQAGRVPSTKGTLA; this is encoded by the coding sequence ATGGCAGAGACTGTAGCGAGCCGCACGGCAAGCGTTTCCCGCAAGACCAACGAGACCTCGGTCTCCGTATCCGTCAATATCGACGGCAGCGGCAAGTCGACCATTTCGACGGGCGTCGGTTTCTTCGACCATATGCTGGAGCAGCTGTCGCGACATTCGCTGATCGACATGGAGATCGACACCAAGGGCGACCTGCATGTCGACGATCACCATGCCGTTGAAGATACCGGCATCGCCATCGGCCAAGCCATTTCCAAGGCGCTGGGCGACCGGCGCGGCATCACGCGCTATGCTTCGATCGATCTCGCCATGGACGAGACGATGACGAAGGCGGCCGTCGACCTCTCAGGCCGGCCATTCCTCGTCTGGAACGTTGCCTTCAGCGCCCCGAAGATCGGCACCTTCGATACCGAACTGGTGCGCGAATTCTTCCAGGCCTTAGCGCAGAATGCCGGCATCACGCTGCATATCCTCAACCATTATGGCGCCAACAATCACCATATAGCCGAGACATGCTTCAAGGCCGTTGCCCGCGCGCTGCGCACGGCAACCGAGATCGACCCGCGGCAGGCAGGCCGTGTGCCCTCGACAAAGGGCACCCTCGCCTGA
- a CDS encoding alpha-ketoglutarate-dependent dioxygenase AlkB family protein encodes MLLPNGIRPLPGYLDRPKQEALVEAIRAVVAEAPLYTPAMPGTGKEMSVRMTNCGPLGWVTDKQRGYRYQPTHPATGRPWPVIPPQLLELWSDIAGYEKPPEACLVNFYNDDARMGLHQDRDEQDLAAPVLSISLGNTCLFRVGGLNRNDRTLSFKLSSGDIVVLGGEGRLCFHGVDRIHPATSTLLKNGGRINLTLRRVNP; translated from the coding sequence ATGCTTCTTCCCAACGGAATTCGCCCTCTGCCCGGCTATCTCGACCGGCCCAAACAGGAAGCCTTGGTCGAGGCCATCCGCGCTGTCGTTGCCGAGGCACCGCTCTACACGCCGGCCATGCCTGGCACCGGCAAGGAGATGTCGGTGCGCATGACCAACTGCGGCCCGCTTGGCTGGGTGACGGACAAGCAGCGCGGCTATCGTTATCAGCCGACCCATCCTGCTACGGGCAGGCCGTGGCCGGTGATCCCACCGCAACTGTTGGAACTTTGGAGCGATATAGCCGGCTATGAAAAGCCGCCCGAAGCCTGTCTCGTCAATTTCTACAATGACGATGCCCGCATGGGCCTGCATCAGGATCGCGACGAACAGGATCTGGCGGCACCCGTGCTGTCGATCTCGCTCGGCAATACCTGCCTCTTTCGCGTCGGTGGTCTCAACCGCAATGATCGCACGCTATCCTTCAAGCTCTCCAGTGGCGACATCGTCGTCCTCGGTGGCGAGGGCAGGCTCTGCTTCCACGGCGTCGATCGCATCCATCCGGCGACATCGACGCTCCTGAAAAATGGCGGGCGGATCAATTTGACGCTGCGGCGCGTCAATCCCTGA